TTATGTAACTATTTATGCCAATACAAGTGGCGTAATTGTTAGTAAAAATGTGAATCAGGGTGATTATATCAGTCAGGGTACAGTGTTGTATAATATCGCAAACTTAAACCGTTTATGGGCTGTTTTTGATGCTTATGAAAGCGATTTACCCTTTCTCAAAGTCGGCGACCAGTTGGAATATACTTTGCAAAGCCTGCCAGGCAAGACTTTTAAAGGAAAAATCGTATTCATAAACCCTATTGTGGATGCTGCATCGCGCACTGCCAAAATAAGAGTGGAGGTTAACAATCTCCAAAATTTACTCAAGCCGGAAATGTATGCTACCGCAGTGGTTAATGCACCGGTTAGAGGCTCTGGCAAAGATATTGTGGTTCCCAAATCAGCAGTCCTGTGGACAGGCAAACGCTCGGTAATTTATGTGAAAGAACATGGGACTTCCATCCCCACTTTCAAAATGAGAGAAATTGATTTGGGAGCTTCATTGGGCGATAGCTATGTAGTCCTTTCAGGTGTTGAGAATGGTGATGAAGTGGTAACAAATGGAGCTTTTTCTATTGATGCCAGTGCACAATTGGAAGGCAAAAAAAGTATGATGAATGAGACCAAAGGAATGGTTTCAAACGAACATCATCATTAAATAGGTAACAATAAGATGAAACAAAGACCCAAGTGGAAGATGATAGCCCTATCTGTTCTGGGGGTGCTTGTTATTATTCAGTTTTATCAGCCTGGCTCCTATGTGTATCATGGGCGGGTTCAAGCGACTGATTTTATAAAAGTATATAATTCGCCAAAAGCAGTAAGTAAAATCTTGGAAAATTCCTGTTATAACTGCCACAGTAATAATACAAAATATGAATGGTTTGATTATATCCAGCCTGGTAGAATGTTCATTGAATTGCATATTACCAATGGAAAACAGTATC
This region of Bacteroidota bacterium genomic DNA includes:
- a CDS encoding heme-binding domain-containing protein is translated as MKQRPKWKMIALSVLGVLVIIQFYQPGSYVYHGRVQATDFIKVYNSPKAVSKILENSCYNCHSNNTKYEWFDYIQPGRMFIELHITNGKQYLNFSEWSNYYSGKQERLLQSIVTQVEKNEMPLPSYLW